One window from the genome of Bacillus weihaiensis encodes:
- a CDS encoding recombinase family protein yields the protein MLKSLPRPVHIYFEKENIYTEDADSELMITIVGSIAQEESINIGNSIAWGKRSQAKRGIIKVGTANYGYRIGEKHRWLIDEEEAKVVRRIYADIQDGKIIRKS from the coding sequence TTGTTAAAGTCTCTACCTAGACCGGTACACATTTATTTTGAGAAAGAGAACATCTATACAGAAGATGCCGACAGCGAGTTGATGATTACAATCGTCGGAAGTATTGCTCAAGAGGAAAGCATCAATATCGGAAACTCGATCGCATGGGGAAAAAGAAGTCAGGCCAAACGCGGCATCATTAAAGTAGGAACTGCAAACTATGGATATCGTATCGGAGAGAAACATCGATGGCTTATTGATGAAGAAGAGGCCAAAGTTGTACGTCGAATTTATGCTGATATACAAGACGGCAAAATTATACGCAAATCATAA
- a CDS encoding recombinase family protein: MPTPQGREIWSLSTVMEILTNVVYKGDYLYQKYFMLDTLEEKVATNQGELPQYYIEGLHEAIIDPEEWEAV; this comes from the coding sequence ATTCCTACCCCACAAGGAAGAGAGATTTGGAGCCTAAGCACTGTGATGGAAATCCTAACAAATGTTGTCTATAAAGGCGACTACCTCTATCAAAAATATTTTATGCTAGATACTTTAGAAGAAAAGGTAGCAACTAATCAAGGAGAGTTACCTCAATATTATATTGAAGGCCTTCATGAAGCGATTATTGATCCGGAAGAGTGGGAGGCTGTATAA